In the genome of Carya illinoinensis cultivar Pawnee chromosome 13, C.illinoinensisPawnee_v1, whole genome shotgun sequence, the window TCTCATACTGGCATTTCCGTACATTTGTAGCTCCCAAATTTCTTGCCTTAATTAAGGATAATGAGTTTGCAGAGCTGTGGTACTTCAATTGCTTTCCAGGTGCTGTCCATGGTTGAGATTTTGGTTCCCGTAAACACGAGGCTAGAGGGTGCAAAGGCCTTCAGCAGTGAACTGTGTAACTGTAGCACGGACGCACCTGAAGCTGACAAGCAGTACTGAGTAATAGGACCCTTTCGGTACTTTTCATATATGGGCAGAGTTTGTACAGAATTTTGTACTTTTCATACATGCGCAGAGTATTTCTTTCTGTACATTTCATATTGGTCTCTCTGTAATTTTCATACAGGCAAGTTTTTCTGGGTTCAATGCGGTCCATCAAAAAGGTGGCCCCATAGATTCAATACTGTGTCGTTAGTGTCCGCGATAGTTACAGGAACCGTTGTGACCaacttccttttcttaccaataCATTTCCCTTATTCCTGAGTCCATATTCTACTTTTTCCTTCCTCCTAGCTTTCTGTTCTTCTGGTTAATTCAGAGCTGTCTTGGATGGTGGAGGAGGTGGATATGGAAGTATGGAGGATGTGGCCAGGGCAAAGGAGAGGAGGAGACTTGTAGTAGTAGGAAGCAGGTGGGGATGGAAGAAAACAAACAGCTGGAAGAAATGAACTCCCTCATCCAAAACAAGAGATCATACCATTGGCTGTTGGATGATCCAAGAATCAAAATGGAGTGATTTCTGCATCCGCGTATACCATTCCCTACAATAGACTTTGTTTGGGTCTAGCATTTTGTTTCATATTTCCTATGTATGATGATTGTACCCCAACAAAAATTTTCAGTACTGCGATGTTTTTAGTTAGTTGGATGTAAATGATACAGAGGCTGCTTAGAAGATGTCAGGATCCTTTCTTTCCTGTGATGTTATTTTTTCCTACGATCATATAACATAAGTGGAATTTAAACGACTTATTTCTCAATCTATGCACTGTGATTCTAATGATTAGCAGATATCTGCTTTTATAAGTTAAAGCTCAAAGCGTTACGAACATGAATTAAATGCTGGGAACAAGTGACTGGCCTCTGATGTTTTGCTTCATGTATGCCCCTAATTCCTTCCCACTTGTGCAGTGCATAGGCACATGCAAAGATAGGGAGGGGGAATTCAGTGAACGTTCAGTACATTGATTATCTGAGgctatttatatttgaaatgtAGGAATATTTTGGCAAGACAACATCAATCCTGTTTAGACCTGTGAGGTTAGAGCATAAAAGTCTCACATTTTTCTGCTAGCATTGCGTATGTCTTGatgaattgaaatttagtttttaatatttaattaaaacacgTCCATTTCAATTCTAGGTTTATCTTGTTTAGCTACACTTCAGCAACACAAAGTCACAACTGTCACACCTGTTCAGACTCTTGTGCCCGTCATTATTTTAGACTTTGTGATGATTCAAATCTGCATTACAACCCTTGTGTCCTACTGTTTGACATAAGCATACATATAATTCCAGACCAAATAACAATCTAGGGTCAAACAAAACCCTGGATTGAATTGCTGGAGTTAATgaaatttattcaaattatgTTTAGTACACAAATAATATGGAAACAATGATCATCAATGTTCAGCAAAAGCTTCTCCCAAATTTTAAATTGGTAATAAATCGAAACGGAGCAAATTATAATTGCGTACGAATCAAAAACCAACAAAGTGAAATTGAGACCACTTTGACAACCAAGGACAATGGAAACAAAACTCATTCAAGAAGGAAATAACCTCTGGGAGTAAAACTCCCCTAAAACTAAGTTATTCAAGTGAGTTGAAATATGGCTCCTATCAAACTGAAATCAGAAAGATTTTCATCAACATCTAAAGCTGCAATATGAGGTGGAGATTCTCTTCGTTCACTTAATTATGCCCCACCAGAACCATACTTCTTACCTAAGAGGATCACCTGAAGCTTGTCATAACCTGCAAGCACACCAGCACCAGCAACAGCACGGAGTATATTTGCACCAGCTCCCTTAAAGAGAGATTTGGGACCCTCATTCTTGAGGATTTGAGAAAATGCATCAAAGGAACTCTTATACTTGACAGCTTCACCAGATGTCATCATCATTCTTCTACGGACAGTGTCAATTGGATACGATGCAAGGCCAGCACCATTCGTGATTACCCAACCAAGAGCAAAGCTAGCGAAGAAACTATCCTGAAATCATCCAGAAAATATATGAGATAAAACTGCTCACCGCCAAGTATAACAACAATTTAAAGTTGAAAACATGGTAGGATAATGCCAAATCAAATAGTTTGACATAAAATACGATGACTCATTAATGTTACAAGAGCCGGAGTTGCAATAATTCTATACTGTAATCCACCAACCTGCAACTTTCCAGTCAAGACAACTGGCTTCAAAGAGTCATACATTCCAAAGTACAAACCACGGTAGACAATGATGCCTACGCAAGAAATGTTGAAGCCACGGTAAAGGCCAGCAATACCATCAGATTGGAGAGTCTTCCTGTAAACATCAACCAAGCCATTGAATTGCCTCCCTCCTCCCTTCTTTGCAGCCTTTGCATCATTTGCAAGACGGGTTCGAGCATAATCCAAAGAGTAGACAAAGAGCAGGGAAGAAGCACCAGCAGCACCACCAGATGCCAAGTTACCTGCGAACCATTTCCAGTACCCATCTTTGTCTTTCTTGAAGTTGAAGAGCCTCTTAAAGTAATCTTTGAAAGCAAAGTTCAAGGCCTGGGTGAGAATAAGAAAACTAACGAAATAAGCACACTGCAATGACATCAAATAGTTATCACTAAACTGAAGTGCTAGCAACATCTGAAATGGCAAACCTGTGTGGGGAAGTAACGGATGACATTAGCTGTGTTCCCTCTCCACAATGATACAAAACCCTCATCTTTTATTGTTCGGCCAAAACAATCTCCAATTCCCTTGTAGGGTTCAGAGAGCCGACCAGCTTTGATCATCTCGTCCTGATTCTGGATCAAGAGCTTCACTCGCTCAATTGGAGCAGCAGCAGTTTTGGACACCGCAGCAGACACTCCACCCATAAGAAAATCAGTAGCAAAGCTGGCAAAGCCCTTCTCATTGGGGGCTTGGACAAACACAGGTGAGGCTGCTGAAGAAACCAATGACAAATCGCTGGTAGCCCCACACGCCTGAGTCATGGGATACTGTAATCCTGCATTGGAGTAATTTCCATATGCAAAATGCCTTTGATACAGAGCAGGTCTTTGAACATCTTGGGAACGACTGGAACTGAGCAGGAGCTGACCAGCAAACTTTTGCATGACCGTTGGGTGCTGGTGCCTGTCTGCCATCTCTTCTTACAATTGAAACCACTGCAAGCCATGCCAGCATATAGAGGTCAGATAGGACGAACATAGAAAACAACCGATCCAGAATGTCTGACTGCCACAACCCGTAAAATGGTTCAAACATTATATGCATAGTCataagagaaggaagaagagataataaaatatacagCTAAAGACGGTTAGTAGCTCAGCaacagaaaattgaaaagttctTTCTTTTAGCAGCTGACAGCACCAGTTAGGTTCTCTATTCTGTCCAAATGCTAAACAAAGTTACCAAACAGCTGTTTCATGCGAAAATGCTTGAAACATAGAATCTAAATGTCCTTTCATGCGACAAAGCAGCCTTAAAGGGTTAGTAGACCAACAAAAGCTCTCAGGAACATAGAATGTTCTTTCATTTATAATTGAAATCTTCTCAAAATGCACATTGGAAGGCCATGTCACTACTTAAAAAACATGGAGGTCTTCCTTCTCagttcatttatatatatatatatatatagtgatgtTCCGGTcaactttattttttgtattttgaatttATGGTCAAGTCTCATTTTTGTTTGCTAACTGTTCAAAACAACAACTGTTTTTTGATAAACAAAGAAGATCTGTCAGCCCAACGGCCTAACACCCATAACGCATCAAATCCTGTACCTTCACCTTGAAGGAAAGAAGCACCACTTGATAAGGCAAAGTGATGGGCCACAGAATGCCTATAAACCAACTTTGTCTCTATGAAAATAACTTATTCATTCATATTCGGCCATTGATAGAAACATTGAGCCTAAACATCACAGAAATCCCAGAAAAACCAGTTTACAATGTGCTCTAAATATAAAAATCCGAATTGATTTTTTCTTAGGCCGCACGTCTAAACTATTTGGAAAAGCATAATATAACCCGAATCTCTAaagaaagaaaccaaactaACAGCAATTTGACGAAAAAAATCAATCATCCATATAATTTCATATGCCTGCTGGATACTTCAatcaatcaatatatataaaaaagaaaaattaaaataaataaataaaaagcattCTTGATCATTCTCAATCTTACTATAGTAAATCTCTTACATCTATAATCTTAAAAAAAGCTCATTCAGACCATCCACAAAGCTAAAATGTATTACCCATCACATCAGATCGATGTTATACAAACTAAACTTACTTTCAGAATAAGAAATCATGGAAGCCATTAAAAattccaagaaacaaaagaaaatctccAATCAAACATTTATCAGAAAGCCACAGCA includes:
- the LOC122292906 gene encoding ADP,ATP carrier protein, mitochondrial, whose product is MADRHQHPTVMQKFAGQLLLSSSRSQDVQRPALYQRHFAYGNYSNAGLQYPMTQACGATSDLSLVSSAASPVFVQAPNEKGFASFATDFLMGGVSAAVSKTAAAPIERVKLLIQNQDEMIKAGRLSEPYKGIGDCFGRTIKDEGFVSLWRGNTANVIRYFPTQALNFAFKDYFKRLFNFKKDKDGYWKWFAGNLASGGAAGASSLLFVYSLDYARTRLANDAKAAKKGGGRQFNGLVDVYRKTLQSDGIAGLYRGFNISCVGIIVYRGLYFGMYDSLKPVVLTGKLQDSFFASFALGWVITNGAGLASYPIDTVRRRMMMTSGEAVKYKSSFDAFSQILKNEGPKSLFKGAGANILRAVAGAGVLAGYDKLQVILLGKKYGSGGA